The Amblyomma americanum isolate KBUSLIRL-KWMA chromosome 3, ASM5285725v1, whole genome shotgun sequence genome window below encodes:
- the LOC144125931 gene encoding F-box only protein 33 translates to MSVGWARGDFAALPSVVLVEIYEYLSFRDKLKASSTCRAWRECLFHPRFWTTLTIRLSRKRNAWRQAEFLSRKCGRFVRHFTLEFDCTSPQIVQQCVAVLAFLGENRQLASLCLRPTACVVAWPLRPSDGPTCTGNENETIAVYDRFIEAIRQVICTTNHLEHFSLGCLEDIFHHSDSFLTLLSLHQRRSLSQLYLASVKEDPDHYPIPEVHLRHLHQFECLTALSIDYDYVCDQFLLLLSERGVLSKLVLHVHGLDDQQTVCEGSWIELGRRCPKLRVTVTLLHTCEPWSAIKSLLCAAIPLARFQSYFSDGFRSDVLDLLSAQYADTVEAVVVVSSLSGSEGIPQRTFAVRAESPVVMLAWRCHRLSSLKLVGHEIADMDLIAVARLRGPQLKELVIPADCVSGSSGGGPYYSELRPTDVKHLETEVSLSLQRTWALATLQSPVQDEVGDVRSYMRSLQELQGYART, encoded by the exons ATGTCGGTGGGGTGGGCTCGCGGGGACTTTGCTGCCTTGCCATCTGTTGTCCTAGTCGAAATTTACGAGTATTTGTCATTCAGGGACAAATTAAAGGCTTCCTCTACTTGTCGGGCGTGGCGGGAATGCCTTTTCCATCCACGATTTTGGACAACGCTTACGATCCGATTAAGCCGCAAGCGAAACGCCTGGCGTCAGGCCGAGTTTCTGtccagaaaatgcgggcgctttGTGCGTCATTTCACCCTGGAGTTCGATTGTACAAGCCCACAGATCGTTCAGCAATGCGTCGCTGTTCTTGCATTTCTAGGAGAAAACCGTCAACTGGCATCGCTATGTCTCCGTCCGACTGCCTGCGTTGTCGCCTGGCCTCTACGCCCCAGCGACGGCCCGACGTGCACAGGCAATGAAAACGAAACCATCGCCGTCTACGACAG ATTTATCGAGGCTATCAGGCAAGTCATCTGCACCACGAACCACTTGGAACACTTCTCTCTCGGATGTTTGGAGGATATTTTCCACCATTCAGATAGCTTCCTCACACTGCTAAGCTTACACCAACGACGATCGCTCTCTCAGCTGTACCTCGCCAGCGTGAAGGAGGACCCCGACCACTATCCCATTCCTGAGGTCCACTTGCGGCACTTGCACCAATTCGAATGCCTCACGGCCCTGAGCATTGACTACGACTACGTCTGTGACCAGTTCCTTTTGCTGCTCAGCGAACGAGGCGTGCTTTCAAAGCTGGTGCTGCATGTTCACGGCCTTGATGACCAGCAGACTGTTTGTGAAGGCTCATGGATCGAACTTGGTCGGCGATGCCCAAAGCTTCGTGTCACAGTCACACTACTACACACCTGTGAGCCGTGGAGTGCCATCAAGAGCCTTCTCTGTGCTGCCATTCCATTAGCCAGGTTTCAGTCCTACTTCAGTGATGGATTTCGGAGTGATGTCTTGGATCTACTGTCTGCACAGTATGCTGACACAGTGGAGGCAGTCGTCGTCGTGAGTTCCCTCTCTGGTAGTGAAGGAATCCCACAGCGTACATTTGCAGTGCGAGCTGAGAGCCCTGTGGTGATGCTGGCGTGGCGTTGCCATCGCCTTAGCAGTCTCAAATTAGTTG GGCACGAGATAGCAGACATGGACCTCATAGCCGTGGCACGGTTGCGGGGACCGCAGCTGAAGGAGTTGGTCATTCCAGCAGACTGCGTTTCCGGGAGCAGCGGTGGGGGACCTTACTATAGCGAGCTCCGCCCCACTGACGTGAAACATCTTGAAACTGAGGTCTCCCTGAGCTTGCAGCGGACTTGGGCGCTGGCCACCCTTCAGTCTCCTGTCCAAGATGAAGTGGGAGATGTCCGGAGCTACATGCGCTCTTTACAAGAGCTTCAGGGTTATGCCAGGACATAG
- the LOC144125930 gene encoding chondroitin sulfate synthase 1-like, whose protein sequence is MKSAGPGALSSAVSLLAGTLIGFVITSQILLWLNSENFCDTSPFQRTQGTPKSRLLFVGVMTAEKYLSTRALAIQRTWGKALSGRLAFFSSGTSRWDGEEKLPLIALRGVDDSYPPQKKSFLMLKYMHDHYIDQYEWFMRCDDDVYVHVERLERFLRSVNSSKPQYIGQAGLGNKEEFGQLSLEPDENFCMGGPGVLFSRETLRRLVPHISTCLKHLYSTHEDVEVGRCVRRHVGIPCTWSYEMQTIFYHNFFGEVALKGRVRRREVHRSLTLHPIKDPREMYKVHAYFGGFRAQELRHRSLQLLREIRWAAQNYGGCVSPVQAASSWCKGIVNGSSALSEMPSLTKYFPGEIQDLLTWDFFSKSLYSDQVTNPRRRIESYYEISINNVISDLMELTNRYSKQRGRVIEFKDVLYGYLRVDPLHGADYVLDLLLTYRKYRGRKMTLPVRRHAYVQQPFTQLRIRDITAQDESQRAMIRFVLPLCGRRAAFERFLRVFRDVCLDAEDACTLLVVQYRDTAAEADDLEGTVSAERVLGADYDKGRVEFLPGSGGEFSRAAALELGASRFQEDELLFFIDVDMTFDAGVLRRVRAHTARRRSAYFPIVFSQYDPAYTGASGGDPPRVAPDEGYWRQFGFGIAAIYKSDLEAVGGLDVSIRGWGKEDVDLFDRVVASNLTVMRAPDPGLVHVFHPVHCSRDLAAAQYEMCLGTKWTSVASERALAAIIAQRHHELLTRNFRR, encoded by the exons ATGAAGAGTGCCGGACCCGGGGCTCTCTCCTCGGCGGTCAGCTTGCTGGCCGGTACTCTGATCGGTTTCGTGATCACGAGTCAGATTTTACTATGGCTGAACAGCGAGAACTTCTGCGATACTTCGCCTTTCCAGCGAACCCAGGGCACACCGAAGTCTCGCCTTCTCTTCGTCGGCGTGATGACGGCGGAGAAGTACCTCTCTACGCGAGCCCTCGCTATCCAGCGCACTTGGGGCAAAGCACTGAGCGGCAGGCTCGCTTTCTTCTCGAGCGGCACCTCGCGTTGGGACGGTGAGGAGAAGCTGCCGCTGATCGCGCTTCGTGGCGTTGATGACTCGTACCCGCCGCAGAAGAAGTCCTTTCTTATGCTCAAGTACATGCACGATCACTACATTGACCAGTACGAATGGTTCATGAGGTGTGACGACGACGTTTACGTGCACGTCGAGAGGCTGGAGCGCTTTCTCCGCTCTGTCAACTCGA GTAAACCACAGTACATTGGTCAAGCTGGTCTTGGGAACAAAGAAGAGTTTGGTCAGTTAAGTCTTGAGCCTGATGAAAACTTCTGCATGGGTGGTCCCGGTGTACTTTTCAGCAGGGagactcttcgacgccttgttcCACACATCTCAACATGCCTGAAACACCTTTATTCAACCCATGAAGATGTTGAAGTTGGACGCTGTGTGAGGCGACATGTGGGCATACCTTGCACTTGGTCCTATGAG atGCAGACCATATTTTACCATAATTTTTTTGGAGAGGTGGCTCTGAAAGGTCGTGTCAGGCGACGTGAAGTGCACCGGTCCCTCACACTGCATCCGATCAAAGATCCCCGTGAAATGTACAAGGTGCATGCATATTTTGGCGGTTTTCGTGCCCAAGAGCTGAGGCATCGATCACTACAGCTTCTGAGAGAGATACGTTGGGCTGCTCAGAACTATGGTGGATGTGTATCGCCAGTGCAA GCTGCATCATCATGGTGTAAAGGCATTGTGAATGGATCATCAGCACTTTCCGAGATGCCTTCACTTACCAAGTACTTCCCAGGAGAAATTCAGGATCTCCTAACATGGGACTTCTTTTCAAAAAGCCTCTACTCTGATCAG GTGACAAACCCACGTCGACGCATCGAGTCGTACTACGAGATCAGCATCAACAACGTGATCAGCGACCTTATGGAGCTCACAAACCGGTACTCCAAGCAGCGGGGTCGCGTGATCGAGTTCAAGGACGTGCTGTACGGCTATCTGCGCGTCGACCCTCTGCACGGCGCCGACTACGTGCTGGACCTTCTGCTCACGTACCGCAAGTACCGCGGCCGCAAGATGACGCTGCCCGTGCGCCGCCACGCCTACGTCCAGCAGCCCTTCACACAGCTACGGATTCGGGACATTACCGCGCAGGACGAGTCGCAACGGGCCATGATCCGCTTCGTGCTTCCGCTGTGCGGTCGGCGAGCCGCCTTCGAGCGCTTCCTACGCGTATTCCGCGATGTGTGCCTGGACGCGGAGGACGCGTGCACCTTGCTCGTGGTGCAGTACAGAGACACCGCCGCCGAGGCGGACGACCTGGAAGGCACGGTGTCAGCCGAGCGAGTGCTGGGCGCTGACTACGACAAGGGGCGCGTCGAGTTCCTGCCCGGCAGCGGGGGTGAGTTCTCGCGAGCCGCAGCGCTCGAACTGGGCGCGTCGCGCTTCCAGGAGGACGAACTGCTGTTCTTCATCGACGTCGACATGACGTTCGACGCGGGCGTGCTGCGCCGGGTACGCGCCCACACGGCTCGCCGCCGCAGCGCTTATTTCCCGATCGTGTTCAGCCAGTATGACCCGGCGTACACGGGCGCCTCCGGCGGGGATCCGCCCCGTGTGGCCCCGGACGAGGGCTACTGGCGCCAGTTCGGCTTCGGCATCGCGGCCATCTACAAGTCCGACCTGGAGGCCGTCGGCGGCCTGGACGTGAGTATCCGCGGCTGGGGCAAGGAGGACGTGGACTTGTTCGACCGCGTGGTGGCCTCCAACTTGACCGTCATGCGCGCCCCGGACCCGGGCCTGGTGCACGTCTTCCACCCTGTGCACTGCAGCCGGGACCTTGCCGCCGCCCAGTACGAGATGTGCCTTGGAACCAAGTGGACCAGCGTCGCCTCGGAGCGCGCGCTGGCCGCGATCATCGCGCAACGCCACCACGAGCTGCTCACGCGAAACTTCAGGCGCTGA
- the fh gene encoding frataxin, protein MYALRRVLGRERWTLLVRCRAEANLSSALKPLCAFAADERCTAPATSNHLHHLSIDCRSSWRTFSSNGDNNEPSMSEMEYEALTKEALETLAEKFDEVIEDLCDVPEADLALSDGVLTVHLGRKYGTYVINKQTPNRQIWLSSPVSGPKRYDFIGNKWVYKHDGVSLCDLLESEISSLLKKPVKFDCSI, encoded by the exons ATGTATGCACTACGGCGTGTTCTCGGGCGAGAACGCTGGACCCTGCTGGTTCGGTGTCGTGCAGAGGCAAATTTGTCATCTGCATTGAAACCGCTGTGCGCCTTCGCTGCCGACGAAAGATGT ACTGCGCCTGCAACCTCAAACCATTTGCACCATCTGAGTATCGACTGCAGAAGTTCATGGCGAACATTCTCATCAAACGGAGACAACAATGA GCCTTCCATGTCTGAAATGGAGTACGAAGCCCTGACAAAAGAGGCTTTGGAAACCCTGGCTGAAAAGTTTGATGAAGTAATTGAAGATCTTTGCGATGTCCCTGAAGCGGACCTTGCATTGAGT GATGGTGTTTTGACAGTACACCTAGGGCGCAAATATGGCACCTATGTCATCAATAAACAGACACCGAACAGGCAAATTTGGCTTTCATCTCCCGTCAG TGGTCCAAAGAGGTACGACTTCATAGGAAACAAGTGGGTGTACAAGCATGATGGCGTGTCTCTCTGTGATCTTCTCGAAAGTGAGATATCTTCGTTGCTAAAGAAGCCTGTAAAGTTTGATTGTAGTATTTGA